In the genome of Cyanobacterium stanieri LEGE 03274, the window GATATTCGCCATTTTGCACCTCAATCAACACCAATTTAATTACCCCCGGATTTTCTAAACGATGGCTAGTACACTGGGGTACATAGGTAGATTGATTAGCGCCTAAAATTTTTACTTCATCACCACATTCCACCTTAGCGGTGCCAGATACCACAATCCAATGTTCACTACGATGGTGGTGCATCTGTAAACTTAAACGATGTCCAGGATTAACTTCTATTCTCTTAATTTTATAACCTTGTCCTTCTTCAAGGGTGGTAAACGAACCCCAGGGGCGGGTTTCTGTCTCATGGAGATGGTTTGTGGTAGAAAAAGAAATAATCGGAGTTTCGGTGTGATGTTGTGCAGTTGCCATGATAATTTTTTGGTTTATCTTTTTTATCTATCAACGATAGCACAGGAGAATAAATAATGATGAATCATTAATTAACCTCAGTTCGAGATTTGTTAGTAGGGGTGATGAGGAGTAGGGGTGATGGGGAGTAGGGG includes:
- a CDS encoding cupin domain-containing protein encodes the protein MATAQHHTETPIISFSTTNHLHETETRPWGSFTTLEEGQGYKIKRIEVNPGHRLSLQMHHHRSEHWIVVSGTAKVECGDEVKILGANQSTYVPQCTSHRLENPGVIKLVLIEVQNGEYLGEDDIIRFQDDYARK